A window from Drosophila kikkawai strain 14028-0561.14 chromosome 2L, DkikHiC1v2, whole genome shotgun sequence encodes these proteins:
- the Bsg gene encoding basigin isoform X3, whose amino-acid sequence MEAKFLASALSFLSIFLAIHAQSNDKLVPNYDNVEHQMKFYDIRTPLVLSCNVRDADPTAPLIWKKNGTAVTEVASLRGRFKLIDAERKFIIDRSESHDDGLYSCEIDGESKNINVIARVVVRVPSNTAVVEGEKMSVTCTVLGTKPQLSWTFGNITLTNATDRFVLKEDNGVPNSILTLENVTLDDRGEYKCFGRNAANEYGVNSTVVYDTTTVRVKGKFAALWPFLGICAEVLILCVIILIYEKRRNKSELEESDTDPQEH is encoded by the exons ATAAGCTGGTGCCAAACTATGACAATGTCGAGCATCAAATGAAATTTTACGACATCAGAACGCCGCTGGTGCTCAGCTGCAACGTGAGAGACGCCGATCCGACGGCCCCACTTATATG GAAAAAAAACGGAACGGCGGTGACAGAAGTGGCTTCGCTAAGGGGTCGCTTCAAACTAATCGATGCCGAGAGGAAGTTCATCATCGATAGGTCGGAATCTCACGACGATGGACTCTACAGTTGCGAGATCGACGGCGAGTCCAAGAATATCAATGTGATTG CCCGCGTTGTTGTACGAGTGCCTTCAAATACAGCCGTTGTGGAGGGTGAAAAGATGTCGGTGACCTGCACCGTTTTAGGTACCAAGCCGCAGTTGTCGTGGACCTTTG GCAATATCACGCTGACGAACGCCACAGATCGGTTCGTCCTCAAGGAGGACAATGGAGTCCCGAACTCCATTCTTACACTGGAGAACGTGACATTGGACGACAGAGGCGAGTACAAGTGCTTTGGACGCAATGCGGCCAATGAATACGGTGTGAACAGCACTGTTGTCTACGACACCACAACTGTGCGTGTTAAGG gcAAATTTGCCGCCTTGTGGCCTTTCCTGGGCATCTGTGCTGAGGTGCTTATTCTCTGCGTCATCATTCTCATCTATGAGAAGCGACGCAACAAGAGTGAACTGGAGGAGAGTGATACTGATCCCCAAGAACA